A DNA window from Calliphora vicina chromosome 1, idCalVici1.1, whole genome shotgun sequence contains the following coding sequences:
- the Polr3C gene encoding DNA-directed RNA polymerase III subunit RPC3, whose protein sequence is MSIDYGNLCSVILKQCFGETVQIVGDCLFGANARTLSNLVKTSNLTRREVSTALGILIKYQLITFQPSETNAFVPEYSLKRDEILYILRYSRYVHLIQTKYGSVGAAIAEELLHSGSQTASNVVLKCASNNEINEKFETIRDTFVTMIKDNYLIKLPMLVPTEGEADPVPKFNIEPYDLFFPPDIDIPTLLKIQSGALPASQAKDAVFYWQINFSRFHQDFRDAIMVGAIERKLGASAAECFKYILKQMYERTDPWQKQYSNPFTVVEVKQYAEKNSSNLDLVRHLEQYIASIADDSLGFIRKIGEMGGGQYVVDMSVAFENLALSCVENVITERFGSKASRIFRVVRVKKYIEQEDLQKEAMIPAKEAKLLSYNLFQEQFLQIKTIRKAGGGGTGPAKAFYLFYLKHKQITKMLLDICYKALYNDITRSNYEKNEHKRLIEKSQKLDSIVATMKERGESEEYIAEILETLTPPEREILDKVKTRIKTLSKAELTLDDSIFLLQMYLYHSSQQPTLANAKK, encoded by the exons atgtctatagATTATGGCAATTTATGTTCGGTGATATTAAAACAATGTTTTGGTGAAACAGTGCAAATAGTGGGTGATTGTTTGTTTGGAGCAAATGCGAGAACGTTGAGTAACCTGGTTAAAACTTCCAATTTAACGAGAAGAGAa GTTTCCACAGCATTAGGTATATTGATAAAATATCAATTGATAACCTTCCAGCCCAGTGAGACTAATGCATTTGTGCCGGAATATTCTTTGAAACgtgatgaaattttgtacatacTAAGATACTCCAG ATACGTGcatttaatacaaactaaatatgGTTCCGTTGGTGCTGCCATTGCTGAAGAGCTTTTACATAGTGGCTCTCAGACCGCCTCTAATGTCGTTTTGAAATGTGCCTCAAATAATGAGATCAATGAAAAATTCGAAACTATACGTGATACCTTTGTTACCATGATTAAGGATAACTATTTGATCAAACTGCCTATGCTGGTGCCGACTGAAGGTGAAGCGGATCCTGTGCCAAAGTTCAATATTGAACCATATGATTTATTCTTTCCACCCGATATTGATATACCAACGTTACTGAAAATACAATCTGGCGCTTTACCGGCCTCACAAGCTAAAGATGCGG TGTtttattggcaaataaattttagCCGTTTTCATCAAGACTTCCGTGATGCCATTATGGTGGGCGCCATTGAACGAAAACTTGGAGCCAGTGCAGCTGAatgtttcaaatacatattaaaacaaatgtacGAAAGAACTGATCCTTGGcaaaaa caatattCAAATCCTTTTACTGTTGTTGAAGTCAAACAATATGCTGAGAAAAATTCTAGCAATTTGGATTTAGTTCGACATTTGGAGCAATATATAGCATCAATAG CTGACGATTCTCTTGGTTTCATCCGGAAAATTGGAGAAATGGGTGGTGGTCAATATGTGGTGGACATGTCGgtggcatttgaaaatttagctTTATCCTGTGTGGAAAATGTTATAACCGAAAGATTTGGTTCAAAAGCTTCGCGTATATTTCGTGTAGTTcgcgtaaaaaaatatatagaacaGGAAGATTTACAAAAAGAAGCCATGATACCGGCTAAAGAAGCAAAATTACTATCGTACAATCTTTTTCAGGAGCAATTTTTGCAAATCAAAACTATACGCAAAGCAGGCGGTGGTGGAACTGGTCCGGCAAAGgcgttttatttgttttatttgaaacacAAACAg ATCACCAAAATGTTATTGGATATTTGCTATAAGGCCCTGTATAATGACATAACCCGTTCCAATTATGAGAAAAATGAACATaaacgtttaatcgagaaaTCTCAAAAATTAGACAGTATTGTGGCCACCATGAAAGAAAGAGGAGAATCGGAGGAATATATAGCAGAg ATACTTGAAACTTTAACACCACCAGAACGTGAAATACTTGATAAAGTAAAGACACGCATTAAAACTTTATCGAAAGCTGAATTAACTTTAGAcgattcaatatttttattacaaatgtaTCTCTATCACTCCTCCCAACAGCCAACTTTAGCAAATgctaaaaaataa